CATCTTAATGCATGGTTTGCAAATCCACAGACTAAGATGAATCCAAATTTATTATATGCGCAAGCGATAAAAGGAAGATTCACTGGTAGAGGAATAGGAATTATTGATACCATTCATTTAATTGAAGTTGCACAAAGCGTTTATATTTTATCTAATAAATTGAACGCTGGATTGGTTGCCGACGTGAAGAAATGGTTTAATGAATATTTGCATTGGCTGACAACGCATCCTTATGGTACGGCAGAAATGAATGCAACCAATAACCATGGAACTTGTTTTGTGCTTCAGGTGGCAGCTTTTTCAAAACTTACAGGAAATCAGGAATTACATGACTTTTGTGTAAAAAGATATAAAGAAGTTTTATTGCCAAACCAAATGGCTGAAGATGGTAGCTTCCCGCAGGAAATGAGAAGAACAAAACCTTACGGTTATTCTCTTTTTAATTTGGATGTAATGACAGCTTTGGTTCACATTCTTTCGTCTGATAGCAAAGTGAATTTATGGAATTATCAAACTGATAAGGGGCTTTCGATAAAGAAAGGTATTGAATTCATGTATCCTTACGTAGTAGATAAATCTAAATGGCCACTAAAACCCGACGTTATGTATTGGGAAGAATGGCCTGTAGCTCATCCTTTTTTGCTTTTTGGTGCTTCTGCTTACAATAGGAAAGAGTGGTTTAATGCTTGGACTAAGTTGAAACATCAACTTACAGTAGAAGAAGTCGTAAGAAATATGCCGGTTAAATATCCATTAATCTGGATGTAGAATATAATAATCAAAATCATGAAATTTAATCAGAATAAATTAGGCGGTTTAGTAGTTTTTGTAGGTTTAGCTTTGGCTTCATGCTCAACAACTGTTCATACGCAAAAAATAGTTAAACAGGCAAAGGCCCAGACAGATTTAATGCTAACTGAAATCCCTAAAGCAAATAATAAAAACGGGACTTTAGTTTCCCCAAGAACGTTTGAGCATGGTGATTTAATATTGGTGGCGTCAAGAGACTGGACCAGCGGTTTTTTTCCTGGAAATCTTTGGTACTTGTATGAGTTGACCAAAGACGAAAAGCTAAAAAAAGAAGCAGAATCTTTTACTGCGAAGATAGAGCAGGAGAAAATGAACGGGACGACACATGATATGGGGTTCAAAATCTACTGCAGCTTTGGAAATGCTTATCGACTTACCGGAAATCAGCATTATAAGGATGTTATAGTGCAAGCGGCAAAGACTTTAATTACAAGATTCAATCCAAAGGTTGGTGCTTTGAGGTCCTGGGATCATAACAGTGATAAATGGGATTTTCCGGTAATCATTGATAATATGTTGAACTTAGAGCTTTTATTTGAAGCAACAAGATTGACAGGCGATTCAATTTATTACGACATTGCCGTTAAACATGCAAACACTACAATGAAAAATCACTTTAGGCCAGATTATAGTACATGGCATGTAATCAGCTATAATCCTAAAACAGGCCAAGTAGAGAAAAGAAATACACATCAGGGATATTCCGATGATTCAGCTTGGGCCAGAGGGCAAGGTTGGGCATTGTATGGATACACAATGTGTTACAGATATACCAAAAATCCGGCTTATTTAGCGCAAGCGGAGCATATTGCAAAGTTTATATTTTCTAATAAAAATATGCCTAAAGACTTGATTCCTTATTGGGATTTTGATGCGCCAAAAATACCTAATGAACCTAAAGATGTTTCCGCTGCAGCTGTAATGTCATCGGCTTTATATGAGTTAAGCACTTATAGTAAAAAGAGTGATTATTTAAAGTTAGCGAAGAAGATGACAGAAACTATAGCTACTAAATATAGCTCTAAGGAAGGTACTAATAAAGGCTTTATTTTAGATCACAGTACTGGACACTATCCGAAAAACAGTGAAATTGATGTGCCAATAAATTATGCGGATTATTATTTTCTGGAAGGTTTAGTAAGGGAAGAACGCTTGAAGAATCATCAAGCCGTAGTTCAATAAACAACAACAAATCCTGGTTTATACCGGGATTTGTTGTTTAAAATCTGCATCCAATGTTTAAGGAAAATACTTTGTCTTCCGATGATATACCATAGCCTAAGGAAACCAGAAGGTGATCGAAGAAATTAATCCAGATGCCAGGGCCATATCCGCTGTGCCATTTATTTAATTCAGTAACATTAGAAAATACTCTTCCCGTGTCATAAAATCCAAAGGCACCAATATCTCCGGCTAAAACGTAACTTCTTATCTTAGTAAGCTTTAATCTACCTTCAAAATTTCCATATAGCGAAGATT
This genomic interval from Pseudopedobacter saltans DSM 12145 contains the following:
- a CDS encoding alginate lyase family protein gives rise to the protein MKKKLKIASLFFIILLGFPLAGKSSSKFYKEAVKVIKNDVLEDANWAMAQEPVTVTASSSNRSAGGKNDFFSEGDYWWPDPQNPDGPYIQKDGMTNPDNFVAHRLAMIRFGRIVGALASAYKITGDKKYLTKIEEHLNAWFANPQTKMNPNLLYAQAIKGRFTGRGIGIIDTIHLIEVAQSVYILSNKLNAGLVADVKKWFNEYLHWLTTHPYGTAEMNATNNHGTCFVLQVAAFSKLTGNQELHDFCVKRYKEVLLPNQMAEDGSFPQEMRRTKPYGYSLFNLDVMTALVHILSSDSKVNLWNYQTDKGLSIKKGIEFMYPYVVDKSKWPLKPDVMYWEEWPVAHPFLLFGASAYNRKEWFNAWTKLKHQLTVEEVVRNMPVKYPLIWM
- a CDS encoding glycoside hydrolase family 88 protein, whose product is MKFNQNKLGGLVVFVGLALASCSTTVHTQKIVKQAKAQTDLMLTEIPKANNKNGTLVSPRTFEHGDLILVASRDWTSGFFPGNLWYLYELTKDEKLKKEAESFTAKIEQEKMNGTTHDMGFKIYCSFGNAYRLTGNQHYKDVIVQAAKTLITRFNPKVGALRSWDHNSDKWDFPVIIDNMLNLELLFEATRLTGDSIYYDIAVKHANTTMKNHFRPDYSTWHVISYNPKTGQVEKRNTHQGYSDDSAWARGQGWALYGYTMCYRYTKNPAYLAQAEHIAKFIFSNKNMPKDLIPYWDFDAPKIPNEPKDVSAAAVMSSALYELSTYSKKSDYLKLAKKMTETIATKYSSKEGTNKGFILDHSTGHYPKNSEIDVPINYADYYFLEGLVREERLKNHQAVVQ